One stretch of Planococcus sp. PAMC 21323 DNA includes these proteins:
- a CDS encoding bifunctional adenosylcobinamide kinase/adenosylcobinamide-phosphate guanylyltransferase yields the protein MARGQLVFISGGVRSGKSAYAETIVRTFGATRKVYIASGQAHDKEMKERIERHQLDRLQDDWFTIEQANHMEKAIEKMQPHDLVLWDCVTTWLANELYEGWETNNICADKAGCMEAKWSHLQKTIEQMLNTVDLLTIVSNEVLDDFVRDERYQAWLGKIHMWLVERADKAIEMENGLAFRRK from the coding sequence ATGGCTCGAGGTCAGTTAGTTTTTATTAGCGGAGGCGTACGCAGTGGCAAAAGTGCTTATGCCGAAACGATTGTCCGCACATTTGGCGCGACCCGTAAAGTGTATATCGCAAGTGGACAAGCTCACGATAAGGAAATGAAAGAACGGATTGAGCGTCATCAACTCGATCGCTTGCAAGACGACTGGTTTACCATCGAACAAGCAAATCACATGGAAAAGGCGATCGAAAAAATGCAACCGCATGACTTAGTGTTATGGGATTGTGTGACGACATGGCTCGCCAATGAATTATACGAAGGTTGGGAAACGAATAATATATGTGCGGATAAAGCTGGCTGTATGGAAGCGAAATGGAGCCACTTGCAAAAGACAATTGAGCAAATGCTAAATACCGTTGATTTATTGACTATTGTTTCGAATGAAGTGCTCGATGATTTTGTGCGAGACGAACGATACCAAGCGTGGCTTGGAAAAATTCACATGTGGCTTGTAGAAAGAGCGGATAAAGCAATCGAAATGGAAAATGGTCTGGCATTTAGAAGGAAGTGA
- a CDS encoding pyridoxal phosphate-dependent aminotransferase, whose translation MELPNHGANPLRLYKQAGISPPEQILDFSENVHPFGPPAFLKDQWSEMYPLIGSYPDPDGEPFRSSAASFHHVGVDQIAVGNGAAEVFTWLARRYRNQQIVLIEPAFSEYRQTLEAENVEVKAIQLQSKTDWTLTLENVRNAIPGCAAIYICNPHNPTGVFIHIEMLQHIAKTCLDHGCELVLDEAFIDFIGEEASFIPFLNRFPNVIVVRSMTKMYAIPGLRLGYVVSQKETIKQLKSGAAHWNVNALSATIGADCLKQSDYREKVIKAATDEREKMQRFLTMHHCETTKSAVNFMSFKLPKSKNATAFFTDLLKKGIVLRHTESFQGMDGQWFRIGMKSSDYMEKLREAISEWLEVS comes from the coding sequence TTGGAATTACCTAATCACGGAGCCAATCCACTGCGCTTATATAAACAAGCAGGCATCAGCCCACCCGAACAGATTTTGGATTTTAGTGAAAATGTCCACCCATTTGGTCCACCTGCGTTTTTAAAAGATCAATGGTCGGAAATGTATCCATTAATCGGTTCTTATCCAGATCCAGATGGTGAACCTTTTCGTTCGTCTGCGGCATCTTTTCATCATGTCGGTGTGGACCAAATAGCTGTAGGAAACGGAGCAGCTGAAGTTTTTACTTGGTTGGCTAGAAGGTATAGAAATCAACAAATAGTTTTAATCGAGCCAGCCTTTTCGGAATACCGCCAAACCTTGGAAGCGGAGAATGTTGAGGTTAAGGCGATTCAATTGCAATCAAAAACCGATTGGACATTAACACTCGAAAATGTCCGGAATGCTATACCGGGATGTGCTGCAATCTACATATGCAATCCGCATAATCCAACGGGTGTATTCATACATATTGAAATGCTTCAACATATCGCGAAAACGTGTCTAGATCACGGTTGTGAACTCGTGCTTGATGAAGCGTTTATCGATTTTATCGGTGAAGAAGCTTCTTTCATACCATTTTTAAACAGATTTCCAAATGTTATTGTCGTTCGTTCCATGACCAAAATGTATGCGATTCCAGGTCTGCGTCTCGGTTATGTAGTCAGTCAGAAAGAGACAATCAAACAATTAAAAAGTGGAGCTGCGCATTGGAACGTTAATGCGCTGTCCGCAACAATCGGCGCAGATTGTTTAAAGCAAAGTGATTATCGCGAAAAAGTGATCAAAGCAGCAACAGATGAGCGAGAAAAGATGCAACGGTTTTTAACAATGCACCATTGTGAGACAACAAAATCTGCGGTGAATTTCATGTCATTTAAGTTGCCTAAATCCAAAAATGCCACTGCATTTTTTACAGACCTTTTGAAAAAAGGGATTGTCCTTCGTCATACCGAATCTTTTCAAGGAATGGATGGCCAGTGGTTTCGAATCGGCATGAAATCATCTGACTATATGGAAAAACTTCGGGAGGCGATAAGCGAATGGCTCGAGGTCAGTTAG
- the cbiB gene encoding adenosylcobinamide-phosphate synthase CbiB: MMLHLIAIFLGIVIDRIVGDPPNWPHPVRWIGTAIKKLTNRWNRGKNTFQNGFLLLITIAIAVFLIVYGIVYLAYSINPVFGVAIEALLIASGLAQKGLKDAAMDVYQPLVDQNMDLAREKLSWIVGRDTDGLDESEITRGVVETVSENTSDGVTAPLFWAFLLGAPGLWLYKAVNTLDSMVGYKNDEFRDFGFASAKADDVLNFIPSRITGFLLIVLTKSHQTRSLRQRLGIWLQDAPKHPSPNSGWLEAATAVQLGVELGGTNRYRGVTSHRALMGSPIYQLEAHHIKEAIRHMQKVTIGFFILFALGGILLGIT, from the coding sequence ATGATGTTACATCTAATAGCAATTTTTTTAGGAATCGTTATTGACCGCATTGTTGGAGATCCACCTAATTGGCCGCATCCGGTTCGTTGGATTGGGACTGCAATAAAAAAATTAACCAATCGTTGGAATCGGGGAAAAAATACATTCCAAAACGGGTTTTTACTACTTATAACGATTGCGATTGCGGTCTTCTTAATTGTATATGGCATTGTCTATTTAGCTTACTCGATCAATCCGGTATTCGGTGTTGCGATAGAAGCGTTGTTAATCGCATCAGGACTGGCACAAAAAGGGCTGAAAGATGCAGCGATGGATGTTTATCAGCCCCTTGTCGATCAAAATATGGACTTGGCACGTGAGAAATTATCATGGATTGTTGGAAGAGACACAGATGGATTAGATGAAAGTGAGATTACGCGTGGCGTTGTCGAAACGGTATCTGAAAATACGAGTGATGGCGTAACAGCCCCATTATTTTGGGCGTTTTTACTTGGGGCACCAGGTTTGTGGCTATACAAAGCCGTTAATACACTCGATTCAATGGTCGGTTACAAAAATGACGAGTTTAGGGACTTTGGATTTGCATCTGCAAAAGCAGATGATGTCTTGAATTTTATACCAAGTCGCATAACAGGGTTTTTACTGATCGTTCTAACAAAAAGTCATCAAACACGATCATTACGTCAGCGTCTTGGAATTTGGTTACAAGATGCACCTAAGCATCCAAGTCCAAACAGTGGCTGGTTAGAGGCGGCAACGGCTGTTCAATTAGGTGTTGAATTAGGTGGAACAAATCGGTACCGCGGCGTTACATCGCATCGTGCGTTAATGGGAAGTCCGATTTACCAACTTGAAGCACATCATATTAAAGAGGCAATTAGACATATGCAGAAAGTAACAATTGGGTTTTTTATATTATTTGCGTTAGGGGGAATTTTACTTGGAATTACCTAA
- a CDS encoding adenosylcobinamide amidohydrolase, protein MLEISGLTGGYGEKKIVENVSFTVNKGSILGILGPNGSGKSTLMKLISGVLPAKSGEIRIEGTPISDFPAKELAKKMAVLPQLHVHSFAHTVRETVSLGRYPHQVGWFSSWSTEDEQAVQEAMRLMDISQYEKTQIDQMSGGEQQRVFVAQALAQDAGILLLDEPTNHLDINHQKELLDTIKKQAIEKNLTIVSIFHDINLASMYCDQLLLLDEGTIVRIGEPHEVVREQDIRAVYKTRVSNHPHPELPKPQITLLPGVKSEIKNHRICAKDFIVSKNMVLYQSPTPLKTVSSAVVNAGAGWFRNFMNRRVDAAYNVDDSVQEMTEFIESHGLKITDTVGMMTAVQTKDAIVKEYEGPFGSVVIAVTAGVGNGVDVSKAVERTVQVGTINTWIMVNGVLSDEAFIQAMITATEAKTKALQERQVKDPLTGTIATGTSTDSCLVAATQQGDSLPYAGPITELGKLIGIGVFECTIKALELYELAKAKNV, encoded by the coding sequence ATGCTCGAAATCAGTGGACTAACAGGCGGATATGGCGAGAAAAAAATCGTTGAAAACGTGTCATTTACCGTCAATAAAGGCTCGATCCTCGGTATACTAGGACCGAATGGCAGTGGTAAATCAACACTAATGAAATTAATCAGTGGCGTATTGCCAGCAAAGAGTGGAGAAATTCGCATTGAAGGAACACCAATTTCAGATTTTCCAGCAAAAGAACTAGCTAAGAAAATGGCCGTATTGCCTCAACTTCACGTTCATTCTTTTGCTCATACAGTTCGGGAAACAGTATCACTTGGCCGTTACCCCCATCAAGTAGGCTGGTTTTCTTCTTGGTCAACAGAAGATGAGCAGGCGGTACAAGAAGCCATGAGATTGATGGACATTAGCCAATATGAAAAAACACAAATTGACCAAATGTCGGGTGGCGAACAACAGCGTGTCTTTGTTGCACAAGCGTTAGCGCAAGACGCAGGGATTTTGTTGTTAGATGAACCTACCAATCATTTAGATATTAATCACCAAAAAGAATTGCTCGATACAATTAAAAAACAAGCGATTGAAAAAAACTTAACCATCGTATCGATTTTCCATGATATCAATTTAGCATCTATGTATTGCGATCAATTATTATTGCTCGATGAAGGAACGATTGTTCGAATTGGTGAACCGCACGAAGTGGTGCGAGAGCAAGATATTAGAGCAGTTTACAAAACGCGAGTTAGCAATCATCCGCATCCGGAATTGCCAAAACCGCAAATTACGTTATTGCCAGGAGTCAAAAGTGAAATAAAGAACCATCGAATTTGTGCAAAAGATTTTATCGTTTCAAAAAATATGGTGCTGTACCAGAGCCCAACGCCATTAAAAACGGTTTCTTCGGCTGTTGTCAATGCAGGAGCTGGATGGTTCCGAAATTTTATGAATCGTCGTGTAGATGCCGCTTATAACGTAGATGACAGTGTTCAAGAAATGACCGAGTTTATAGAGAGTCATGGGTTGAAAATAACTGACACAGTAGGGATGATGACCGCCGTTCAAACGAAAGACGCGATTGTTAAAGAATACGAAGGACCATTTGGGTCAGTCGTTATTGCGGTTACTGCTGGCGTCGGCAATGGTGTAGACGTGTCAAAAGCGGTAGAACGAACGGTACAGGTGGGAACGATTAATACGTGGATTATGGTCAACGGTGTTTTGTCAGACGAAGCGTTTATACAAGCGATGATTACGGCGACTGAAGCTAAAACGAAAGCACTTCAAGAAAGACAAGTCAAAGATCCGCTCACGGGTACGATTGCAACAGGGACATCTACTGACAGCTGTTTAGTAGCGGCCACGCAACAAGGTGATAGTTTACCTTATGCAGGTCCTATCACAGAGCTTGGCAAATTAATCGGCATTGGTGTTTTTGAGTGCACAATTAAAGCGCTCGAATTATATGAACTAGCGAAAGCGAAAAACGTATGA
- a CDS encoding FecCD family ABC transporter permease, whose amino-acid sequence MSKNILAYSVSLFLLVGAVLLGVTVGTVSISPVVLWNPSFDEAAANILWNIRMPRVVLAGLVGAALAIAGAAFQGLLKNPLADPYTLGVSSGASVGAVMTLFFGISIPFLGPFTLPVMSMIGALLTMFAVVSFARLVDRSMKMETVILTGIIFSSFLGSIISLMIALTGEELRQIIGWLLGSVSMRGWPYVRMALPFVLIGSFVLWLKRRELNAMLFGEERAQHLGVDVKKSKMTILIGGSVLTGAAVSVSGTIGFVGLVVPHMTRLLWGSDHRHVLPLSFINGAALLIVCDLVSRTIISPTELPIGVITAFIGAPVFAFIFFRQRKGGA is encoded by the coding sequence ATGAGTAAAAATATACTAGCGTATAGCGTCTCGCTATTTCTGTTAGTGGGAGCGGTATTGTTAGGTGTTACGGTCGGAACGGTATCTATATCACCGGTGGTGCTATGGAATCCTTCATTCGATGAAGCGGCTGCCAATATTTTATGGAATATTCGTATGCCACGTGTGGTTTTAGCAGGACTTGTTGGAGCCGCGTTAGCGATTGCTGGCGCAGCTTTTCAAGGGCTTTTGAAAAATCCATTGGCCGATCCTTACACCCTGGGAGTGTCTTCCGGTGCCTCAGTCGGCGCTGTGATGACGCTCTTTTTTGGTATCTCTATCCCGTTTTTAGGGCCATTCACTTTACCGGTTATGAGCATGATCGGCGCATTACTGACGATGTTTGCTGTTGTCAGTTTTGCGAGATTGGTGGATCGCTCGATGAAAATGGAAACCGTGATTTTAACAGGTATTATATTTAGTTCTTTTCTTGGATCGATTATTTCGTTGATGATTGCCTTAACCGGTGAAGAATTACGTCAAATAATTGGTTGGTTACTCGGAAGCGTCTCAATGCGTGGGTGGCCATATGTGCGAATGGCATTGCCTTTCGTCTTGATTGGCTCATTTGTATTATGGCTCAAACGTCGTGAATTGAACGCGATGTTGTTTGGTGAAGAACGTGCGCAACATCTCGGTGTAGATGTGAAAAAAAGCAAAATGACGATTTTAATTGGGGGATCTGTCCTGACAGGTGCTGCCGTTTCCGTTTCAGGAACAATTGGTTTTGTTGGCTTAGTCGTGCCACATATGACTCGATTACTATGGGGGTCGGATCACCGTCATGTGTTGCCTTTATCTTTTATCAATGGGGCTGCTTTATTAATCGTTTGTGATTTAGTATCAAGAACGATTATTTCTCCAACAGAATTACCAATTGGTGTCATTACTGCGTTTATCGGAGCACCAGTATTTGCCTTTATCTTTTTCCGTCAACGCAAAGGAGGAGCTTAA
- a CDS encoding ABC transporter substrate-binding protein, with protein MNKLWKFGATAGLAAVLMAGCGETAAPEKEVETPAEPPTEVAEVEFPVTITDAVGNEVVIDEEPGAIVSMIPSNTEIAYELGLGDKIVGVSEYDNYPEETADVEKIGGQEFNVEKIIGLQPDLVLAHESGLGVGDAGLQQLRDAGLDVFVVQNVESFDEVYDSITTIGQATGSMERAENIVSEMEAQVASIEELAATVEEPKTVFLEVGSQPDIYTTGSGTFMDEMLTLINAENVAGDLEGWVIMDPEAIVAANPDVIITTEGAYVEDAVGQIKSRGGFAEVTAVKEEAVYSLDSDMLTRSGPRLTAGLMEMAQAVYPDVFNE; from the coding sequence ATGAACAAGTTATGGAAGTTTGGGGCAACAGCAGGATTAGCAGCAGTTTTAATGGCAGGATGCGGAGAAACAGCAGCTCCGGAAAAAGAAGTCGAAACACCAGCAGAACCACCAACTGAAGTTGCGGAAGTTGAGTTTCCGGTAACAATAACAGATGCTGTAGGCAATGAAGTTGTCATTGACGAAGAGCCTGGAGCCATTGTTTCAATGATTCCATCTAATACAGAAATTGCTTATGAGCTAGGATTGGGCGATAAAATCGTTGGCGTATCGGAATATGACAACTACCCAGAAGAAACAGCTGACGTTGAAAAAATCGGCGGACAAGAATTCAATGTTGAAAAAATCATTGGCCTTCAACCAGACTTAGTTTTAGCACACGAATCAGGATTAGGTGTGGGCGATGCCGGACTGCAACAATTACGTGATGCCGGTCTTGATGTATTTGTTGTTCAAAATGTAGAGAGCTTTGATGAAGTTTACGATTCGATTACGACAATCGGACAAGCAACAGGTAGCATGGAAAGAGCGGAAAATATTGTCTCGGAAATGGAAGCTCAAGTAGCCTCGATTGAAGAGTTGGCAGCAACAGTTGAAGAACCAAAAACGGTCTTTTTAGAAGTCGGCAGTCAACCGGATATTTACACAACAGGTAGCGGGACGTTCATGGACGAAATGTTAACGTTGATTAATGCAGAAAACGTTGCTGGCGACTTAGAAGGATGGGTTATTATGGACCCAGAAGCAATCGTTGCAGCAAATCCAGACGTCATTATTACAACCGAAGGCGCTTATGTTGAAGATGCAGTCGGTCAAATCAAGTCTCGTGGTGGCTTTGCAGAAGTAACAGCAGTTAAAGAGGAAGCGGTTTACAGCTTAGATTCAGATATGCTCACTCGTTCTGGCCCACGTTTAACAGCGGGACTAATGGAAATGGCACAGGCAGTATATCCTGATGTATTCAATGAGTAA
- the argS gene encoding arginine--tRNA ligase, with protein sequence MNAVEQVQHAIKTAFAEAIEKAELTTEAVEVQLESPRDKTNGDYATNIAMQLTRLAKKPPRAIAEAIVANLDKDAANIQTVDIAGPGFINITIKKDYLQDVVKTVLEQKEDYGRSTAGANERIQVEFVSANPTGDLHLGHARGSSVGDSLCNILDLAGYDVSREYYINDAGNQINNLALSIEARYFEALGKGDSMPEDGYRGQDIKDIAEALVQEHGDKFVSMTHEERFETFRQHGLKVELAKLQHDLANFRVEFDEWYPESSLYKNGKIDEALAKLRENGHVFEEEGATWFRSTTFGDDKDRVLIKNDGTYTYLMPDIAYHEDKLQRGFSKLINVWGADHHGYIPRMKAAIEALGYDRETLEVSIIQMVQLYKDGEKMKMSKRTGKAVTMRELVELVGLDAVRYFFAMRSGDSHMDFDLDLAVSQSNENPVYYSQYAHARISSILRQAEEQGLLASEEHLNLLTSEKEIDVLKKIGDFPQVIADAAKQRAPHRITTYIQELASNFHSFYNANKVLDASNVEMTSARLALITAVKTTLANALKTVGVEAPEKM encoded by the coding sequence ATGAATGCAGTAGAACAAGTTCAACACGCCATTAAAACGGCATTTGCAGAAGCAATCGAAAAAGCAGAATTAACAACAGAGGCTGTTGAAGTACAGTTAGAATCGCCAAGAGATAAAACAAACGGTGACTATGCTACGAATATTGCGATGCAGTTAACACGTTTGGCGAAAAAGCCACCTCGTGCGATTGCAGAAGCGATTGTAGCAAATCTTGATAAAGATGCAGCAAACATTCAAACAGTAGATATTGCTGGACCAGGATTTATCAACATTACGATCAAAAAAGATTATTTGCAGGACGTTGTCAAAACGGTGCTAGAGCAAAAAGAAGACTATGGTCGTTCAACAGCTGGTGCTAATGAGCGTATACAAGTCGAGTTTGTTTCGGCTAACCCAACTGGTGACCTGCATTTAGGGCATGCACGTGGATCTTCAGTTGGCGATTCGCTTTGCAATATTTTAGACTTAGCGGGCTATGATGTGTCTCGTGAATATTATATTAACGATGCCGGTAACCAAATTAACAATTTGGCGTTATCTATTGAAGCGCGTTATTTTGAAGCGTTAGGTAAAGGCGACAGCATGCCGGAAGACGGCTATCGCGGACAAGATATTAAAGATATCGCAGAAGCATTAGTACAAGAGCACGGGGATAAATTTGTCAGCATGACGCATGAAGAGCGCTTTGAAACGTTCCGTCAACACGGTTTGAAAGTAGAATTAGCTAAATTGCAGCATGATTTAGCGAACTTCCGCGTTGAGTTTGATGAATGGTACCCAGAATCATCACTATACAAAAACGGTAAAATTGACGAAGCTCTAGCTAAACTTCGTGAAAATGGTCATGTCTTTGAAGAAGAAGGCGCTACTTGGTTCCGTTCAACAACATTTGGCGATGACAAAGATCGCGTATTGATTAAAAATGATGGCACATACACATACTTAATGCCAGATATCGCTTACCATGAAGATAAATTGCAACGTGGTTTTAGTAAGTTGATCAACGTTTGGGGTGCTGATCACCATGGCTATATTCCACGGATGAAAGCAGCGATCGAAGCACTTGGTTATGACCGTGAAACGCTTGAAGTTAGCATTATTCAAATGGTGCAATTGTATAAAGACGGCGAAAAAATGAAGATGAGCAAGCGTACTGGTAAAGCGGTAACGATGCGCGAGCTAGTCGAACTCGTCGGATTAGACGCTGTGCGTTATTTCTTCGCAATGCGTTCAGGTGATTCGCATATGGACTTTGATTTGGATTTGGCTGTTTCTCAGTCAAACGAAAATCCAGTTTATTATTCGCAATATGCGCATGCGCGTATTAGTTCGATCTTGCGTCAAGCTGAAGAGCAAGGTTTGCTAGCTTCAGAAGAGCATTTGAATTTATTGACTTCAGAAAAAGAAATTGATGTCTTGAAAAAGATCGGTGATTTCCCACAAGTCATTGCAGATGCAGCAAAACAACGTGCACCTCATCGCATTACAACGTATATCCAAGAGCTAGCGTCAAATTTCCATAGCTTCTACAATGCCAATAAAGTATTGGATGCATCAAATGTCGAGATGACAAGTGCTCGTTTAGCATTGATCACGGCTGTGAAAACAACATTAGCGAATGCATTAAAAACAGTAGGCGTCGAAGCTCCTGAAAAAATGTAA
- a CDS encoding DUF1934 domain-containing protein has translation MQKTVEIKLTTTIRQPDMEEQVMVLESRGTLTEKNQLRYLQYAEQQDDLEIRTTVKLQENEAVIMRSGGLQMRLPFLLHKEQTGNLTNEQGSFMLTTKAHELSVSDTRFMVRYDLSLGSDPVGEYEMEIQFMEVK, from the coding sequence ATGCAAAAGACAGTGGAAATAAAACTGACAACGACGATCCGTCAGCCGGATATGGAAGAACAAGTAATGGTGTTGGAATCTCGAGGAACATTGACGGAGAAAAACCAGCTGCGCTATTTGCAGTATGCCGAGCAGCAAGACGACCTTGAAATTCGGACGACAGTTAAACTTCAAGAAAATGAAGCAGTGATTATGAGAAGCGGCGGCTTGCAGATGCGGCTCCCTTTTTTATTACATAAAGAACAAACCGGCAATCTAACAAATGAACAAGGGTCATTTATGTTGACGACAAAAGCGCATGAGCTTTCTGTCAGCGATACGCGGTTTATGGTTCGTTACGATTTATCGTTAGGTTCAGATCCTGTCGGGGAATACGAAATGGAAATACAATTTATGGAGGTTAAATAA
- a CDS encoding cation:proton antiporter, which produces MHEFDEVFIQVLVLLAIAITVVGIARKVKQPDTIALVLVGLLLGTTSFPFPFIDQAEQFITQSEVFQVIIISLFLPILLGDATLKLPFHHLYKRKETVIGLALGGTFISFVLIGFSTHFLLGLPLAVAFTFAALMSATDPISVLSIFKSAGVSEKLSTIMEGESLFNDGIAIVLFQIASVYLLTYIDMGWAGLGSGVLLFLRFAVGGILVGVILGYLFSQILRFYDDYPFEIAISALLFFGSYFIAEHIHVSGIIAVVAGGFVFNDYGARIGMSELTKNAINTFWDVITLIANSLIFLIVGLEIRNIDFSGQYVIIVLAIVIVLVARVVALFFSTMPAKDLNRKERILLNWGGLKGSLSIALALSLPASFDGRETILILTFAVVLFSLVIQGLTIKPLIKLLGLQSK; this is translated from the coding sequence ATGCATGAGTTTGATGAAGTGTTCATACAAGTATTGGTTTTATTGGCCATTGCGATAACGGTCGTCGGCATCGCTAGAAAAGTAAAGCAGCCTGATACAATCGCATTAGTTTTAGTTGGGCTATTACTTGGTACCACCAGTTTTCCATTTCCTTTTATAGATCAGGCGGAACAATTTATTACCCAGTCAGAAGTTTTTCAAGTCATTATCATTTCACTATTTTTACCGATCTTACTTGGGGATGCTACTTTGAAATTGCCCTTTCATCACTTATATAAACGAAAAGAAACGGTAATTGGTCTTGCTTTAGGTGGGACGTTCATCTCATTTGTACTTATTGGTTTTTCAACTCACTTTTTATTAGGTCTTCCTTTAGCAGTCGCTTTTACGTTTGCGGCGTTAATGAGTGCAACCGATCCAATCAGTGTCTTATCGATTTTCAAATCGGCAGGCGTTTCAGAAAAGCTGTCAACGATTATGGAAGGTGAATCACTTTTTAATGATGGAATTGCGATCGTTCTATTTCAAATTGCATCTGTTTATTTATTAACTTATATTGATATGGGGTGGGCAGGATTAGGCAGTGGCGTGTTACTATTTCTTCGTTTTGCTGTAGGAGGAATATTGGTCGGCGTCATTCTTGGATACTTATTTTCACAAATTCTTCGTTTTTATGACGATTATCCTTTTGAAATTGCCATATCTGCATTATTGTTTTTCGGCAGCTATTTTATCGCAGAACATATTCACGTATCAGGAATCATCGCTGTAGTGGCAGGAGGATTTGTTTTTAATGATTACGGCGCTAGAATTGGAATGTCCGAGTTAACGAAAAATGCGATCAATACCTTTTGGGACGTGATTACACTTATTGCGAACTCGTTAATTTTCTTGATTGTCGGATTAGAAATTCGCAATATCGATTTTTCTGGACAATATGTAATTATTGTATTGGCCATTGTTATCGTCTTAGTGGCGAGAGTTGTAGCGCTATTTTTCAGTACGATGCCAGCCAAAGATTTAAATCGAAAAGAGCGGATTTTATTAAACTGGGGCGGATTAAAAGGGAGTTTATCCATTGCCTTAGCATTAAGTCTACCGGCAAGTTTTGACGGACGTGAAACGATTTTAATCCTAACGTTTGCGGTCGTTCTGTTTTCTCTCGTCATCCAAGGGTTAACCATTAAACCATTGATCAAACTATTAGGACTGCAATCAAAATAA
- a CDS encoding antibiotic biosynthesis monooxygenase family protein, with amino-acid sequence MQLYKWTGPQDQAEALVESLSNAQLTLLKNTDEAVLLYETDGGPGLKASEAYEVLNAVGDFADGYYAVFNNIPVTDEGRELFESRFQNRAGMVEKEPGFAAIRVLRPLDSDVYIILTLWDDKQAFIDWQQSQAYGHAHAKRGTKEGIDKRPNIFPRSSFVTSYTK; translated from the coding sequence ATGCAATTGTATAAATGGACAGGTCCACAAGATCAAGCTGAAGCCTTAGTAGAAAGTTTGTCGAATGCGCAGCTGACTCTCTTGAAAAACACTGACGAAGCTGTACTGCTTTATGAAACAGACGGAGGTCCAGGATTAAAAGCCTCTGAAGCGTATGAAGTATTGAATGCGGTAGGGGATTTTGCTGATGGTTACTACGCGGTATTTAACAATATTCCCGTTACAGACGAAGGTCGTGAGCTTTTTGAATCACGTTTTCAAAATAGAGCGGGCATGGTAGAAAAAGAACCAGGATTCGCAGCAATTCGTGTATTGCGACCACTTGATTCGGATGTTTACATTATCCTCACGTTATGGGATGACAAACAAGCATTCATTGATTGGCAACAGTCTCAAGCCTATGGACATGCGCACGCAAAACGCGGGACTAAAGAAGGCATCGATAAACGTCCAAATATTTTCCCTCGTTCTTCTTTTGTGACCAGTTATACGAAGTAA